The following is a genomic window from Geoalkalibacter halelectricus.
GACAAGTCGCTGGTTCTTGAACAGCGCACCCGGTTGGTGGCCAAAAAGATCACCGAGTTCCTGAGGCAGACCAACCGTTTCGACAAGGCCATCGTCTTCTGTGAAAACATCGACCATGCCGAACGCATGCGCCAGGCTCTGGTCAACGAAAACGCCGACCTGGTGGCGCAGAACAGCAAATACGTCATGCGCATCACCGGCGACAACGAGGAAGGCAAGGCCGAACTGGACAACTTCATCTTTCCGGAGAGTAAATACCCGGTCATCGCCACCACCTCCAAGCTGATGACCACCGGTGTGGATGCTCAGACCTGCAAGCTCATCGTGCTCGACCAGCGCATTCAGTCCATGACCGAGTTCAAGCAGATCATCGGGCGCGGCACCCGCATCAACGAAGATTACGGCAAGTACTACTTCACCATCATCGACTTCAAGAAGGCCACCGAGCTGTTTGCCGATCCTGATTTCGACGGTGACCCGGTACAGATTTACGAACCCAGCGGTGATCAATCACCGGTGCCGCCGGATGTACCCTTTGAGGCCGAAAGAGGTGGTGGCGTCACCTACCCGGAACCCGGAGAGGACCAGGTTTGGAGCGGCGTCGCCGAACCCGGCCCAGGAGAGGAACGCGGCATTCGCCGTTACGTCGTGGCCAATGTCGAGGTCAAGGTCGCCGCCGAACGTGTCCAGTATTTCGACGCCAACGGCAAACTGATCACGGAATCCCTCAAGGACTACACCCGCAAGGCACTGGCCAGGGAATACGCCACCCTCGACGATTTCCTCCGCCGTTGGAGCAGCACTGAGAAAAAGCAGGCCATCATCGACGAATTGTCAGAGCAGGGCGTGTTCTTCGATGCCCTTGCCGATGAGATCGGACGGCAATCCGGCAAAGCCTTCGACCCCTTCGATCTGGTCTGTCATGTCGCCTGGGATATGCCGCCTCTCACCCGCAAGGAGCGGGCGGAACAGGTGAAAAAGCGCAACTACTTCACCCGCTACGGGGAGCAGGCCCGTCGGGTGCTGGAAGCCCTGCTCGACAAGTACGCCGATGAAGGCGTGGCCCACATCGAAGAGACGCAGATTCTCACCATTGCCCCCTTTACCGAATTCGGCACCCCGCTGGAAATCATCCGCGCCTTTGGCGGGCTGGATCAGTATCAGCAGGCTGTCAACGAGCTGGAACAGGCCCTCTATAGCACTGACAAAAAAACTGGAGATAAACCGCTATGTCACTCACCACCCTGATCAAAACCATTCAGGACATCATGCGCAAGGATGTCGGCGTCGATGGCGACGCGCAGCGCATCAGCCAGATGGTCTGGCTGATTTTCCTGAAAATTTTCGACGATAAGGAACTAGAATGGCAGCTCACCGTGCCCGGTTACAAGTCGCCGCTGCCCAGCCGTTTCCGCTGGTCCAGCTGGGCCAAGAACCCCGAGGGGATGACCGGCGAGGAGCTGATCGACTTCGTCAATAATGACCTTTTTCCGGCGCTCAAGAAACTGGCCACGGCCGCCGGTGTGTCGCCCCGTGGCAAGGTGGTCGGTTCGGTCTTCGAGGATGCCTACAACTACATGAAGTCCGGCACCCTGCTGCGCCAGGTGATCAACACCATCGAAGAGGATGTCGACTTCAACAAATCCGGCCACCGTCACCTGTTCAACGACATCTACGAAAAGATCCTTGCGGATCTTCAATCCGCCGGGAATGCTGGCGAATACTACACCCCCCGCGCCGTCACCCAGTTCATGGTCGACATGCTCGACCCGCAGCTCGGGCAATCCATTCTTGACCCGGCCTGCGGCACCGGCGGCTTTCTGACCTGCGCCATCGAGCATCTGAACAAGCAGGTCAAAACCGCCGACGACCGCAAGCGCCTGCAGGAGTCTATTCACGGCGTGGAGAAGAAACCCCTGCCGCACATGCTGGCCATGACCAACATGATGCTACACGGCATCGACGTACCTACCAACGTCCGCCACGACAACACCCTGAGTCGCCCGCTGAAGGATTACGGCCCCCGCGACCGAGTGGACATGATCATCACCAATCCGCCCTTCGGTGGTATGGAAGAGGACGGCATCGAGAACAACTTCCCGCGCAAGTACCAGACCCGCGAAACCGCCGATCTCTTCATGGCGCTGATCATGCATCTGCTCAAACACGACACCGGCAAGGCGGCCGTGGTGCTGCCCGACGGTTTTCTGTTTGGCGAGGGCACCAAGACCAACCTCAAGCGCGAACTGCTGGAGGAGTTCAACCTGCACACTATCGTGCGTCTGCCCAAAGGGGTGTTCAGCCCCTACACCAGCATCGCCACCAACATCCTCTTTTTCGAGAAGGGCGGGCCGACCAAGGAGGTCTGGTTCTTCGCGCATCCGTATCCCGAGGGCTACAAGTCCTACTCCCGCTCCAAACCCCTGACCATCGCCGAGTTCGATCTCGAAAAGGCCTGGTGGGGCGGAGCAGAACGGAAGGGGCGCAAAACCACCGAGCAGGCCTGGAAGGTCTCCGCTAAGGAGCTGGCCGAGCGCAACTACAACCTGGACTGCAAAAACCCGCATGAGGTGGAGGTCAATCACCGCGATCCGGAAGAGCTGATGGCCGAATACCAGCAGATCGTCCACCAGCTCGAAGTGGCACAGGCCGCCTTGAAAGCCGAGTTGATGGCCTGTCTGGGGGGGAAGGCATGAGCAGGAAGAAAAATGTGACCCTGACCACCGACTACACCGGGTTGCTGGCCGATATCAAACAGCGCGTTCGCCATGCTCAGACCCGCGCCGTGCTGGCAGTCAACGCCGAGTTGATCAGGCTCTACTGGGAAATCGGCGCATTGATTGATAGCCGCCAGCAAAAAGAGGGCTGGGGGGCGACCGTTATTCCTCGTCTTGCCCGCGACCTGCACAATGAGCTACCCGAGGAAAAGGGATTTTCAGAACGCAATATCAAGCAGATGCTAGCCTTCTACCGGGAATATCCACATCTGGAATTTGTGCAGCAAGCTGTTGCACAAATAGACGACTCGCCAAAAGTGCAACAGCTTGTTGCACTTTTTCCCGCTGACTTGATTCTGTCCGTACCTTGGGGACATCACGGCATCCT
Proteins encoded in this region:
- the hsdR gene encoding EcoAI/FtnUII family type I restriction enzme subunit R → MNKKQLSERDICTKYITPTLEKAGWDVTTQVREEFPLTKGRIIVRGKLHTRAKHKRADYVLFYKPNIPIAIIEVKDNNHTIGDGMQQALGYAEMLQVPFVFSSNGDGFLFHNKIAADLPGDGIVERELALHEFPAAQTLWQWWAQHRGLNDQQNALVTQDYFSDGSDKGPRYYQLLAINKTIEAIARGHNRILLVMATGTGKTFTAFQIIWRLWKSKAKKRILFLADRNILVDQTMTNDFKPFGSAMTKIQKRQANKSYEIYLSLYQAVTGNEEEKNIYRQFSPDFFDLIIIDECHRGSAAADSAWREILEYFTSATQIGLTATPKETKEVSNIDYFGDPIYTYSLRQGIDDGFLAPYKVVRIDLDRDLTGWRPDKGMIDKYGNEIEDRIYNQKDFDKSLVLEQRTRLVAKKITEFLRQTNRFDKAIVFCENIDHAERMRQALVNENADLVAQNSKYVMRITGDNEEGKAELDNFIFPESKYPVIATTSKLMTTGVDAQTCKLIVLDQRIQSMTEFKQIIGRGTRINEDYGKYYFTIIDFKKATELFADPDFDGDPVQIYEPSGDQSPVPPDVPFEAERGGGVTYPEPGEDQVWSGVAEPGPGEERGIRRYVVANVEVKVAAERVQYFDANGKLITESLKDYTRKALAREYATLDDFLRRWSSTEKKQAIIDELSEQGVFFDALADEIGRQSGKAFDPFDLVCHVAWDMPPLTRKERAEQVKKRNYFTRYGEQARRVLEALLDKYADEGVAHIEETQILTIAPFTEFGTPLEIIRAFGGLDQYQQAVNELEQALYSTDKKTGDKPLCHSPP
- a CDS encoding type I restriction-modification system subunit M, whose translation is MSLTTLIKTIQDIMRKDVGVDGDAQRISQMVWLIFLKIFDDKELEWQLTVPGYKSPLPSRFRWSSWAKNPEGMTGEELIDFVNNDLFPALKKLATAAGVSPRGKVVGSVFEDAYNYMKSGTLLRQVINTIEEDVDFNKSGHRHLFNDIYEKILADLQSAGNAGEYYTPRAVTQFMVDMLDPQLGQSILDPACGTGGFLTCAIEHLNKQVKTADDRKRLQESIHGVEKKPLPHMLAMTNMMLHGIDVPTNVRHDNTLSRPLKDYGPRDRVDMIITNPPFGGMEEDGIENNFPRKYQTRETADLFMALIMHLLKHDTGKAAVVLPDGFLFGEGTKTNLKRELLEEFNLHTIVRLPKGVFSPYTSIATNILFFEKGGPTKEVWFFAHPYPEGYKSYSRSKPLTIAEFDLEKAWWGGAERKGRKTTEQAWKVSAKELAERNYNLDCKNPHEVEVNHRDPEELMAEYQQIVHQLEVAQAALKAELMACLGGKA